The following are encoded together in the Myxocyprinus asiaticus isolate MX2 ecotype Aquarium Trade chromosome 7, UBuf_Myxa_2, whole genome shotgun sequence genome:
- the LOC127444186 gene encoding uncharacterized protein LOC127444186, whose amino-acid sequence MVSIIVKGFSPELLTSISVLFCLIFITESKAAVSPVYECQLFNDTFICTGAQYHMYCNTSTHSFHYSRYYHQCTNYNDCDCRGNGNTCRCYGANTSSSCFCQNYDNNSIISAAVSPVYKCGLYNDMYICNGDQYRMYCSANASDVYYTKDYQYCWNSDSWCYGDKYTCECSGLTSSSCSCDNYSSNITITTAVSPVYECQLFNDTYICTGAQYRMYCNTSTHSFHDERFYHQCINYNDCDCRGNGNTCRCYGANTSSSCFCQNNDNTNIITTAINSVYKCGLYNDIYICTGAQYRMYCSANAYDFYYTKDFQYCWNSDSWCYGDKYTCACLGPTSSSFSCDNNSSNITITTAVSPVYECQLFNDTYICTGAKYRMYCNIRTHSFHDARFYHQCTNYNDCDCRGNGNTCRCYGVSTSSSCFCQNYYNNSIISAAVSPVYKCGLYNDIYICTGAQYRMYCSANSSFFYYTRDYQYCWNSGSWCYGDKYTCECSGLTSSSCSCDNYSSNITITTAVSPVYECQHFNDTFICTGAKYRMYCNIRTHSFHDARFYHQCSNHGCDCRGNGNTCRCYGVSTSSSCFCQNYENNSVMTAVVSPVYKCGLYNDIYICTGAQYRMYCSANASAFYYTRYYQYCWNSDSWCYGDKYTCECSGLTSSSCSCDNYSNNITITTAVSPVYECQLFNNTFICTGAKYRMYCNRSTHSFHYSRYYHRCTNYNDCDCRGNGNTCRCYGVSTSSSCFCQNYDNNSIISAAVSPVYKCGLYNNIYICTGAQYRMYCSANSSDVYYTKDYQYCWNSDCECYGDKYTCECSGPTSSSCSCDNYSNNITITTAVSPVYECQLFNDTYICTGAKYRMYCNIRTHSFHDTRFYHQCINYNDCDCRGNGNTCRCYGARTSSSCFCQNYDNNNIMTAAVSPVYKCGLYNDIYICTGAQYRMYCSANASFFYYTKDYQYCRNSDSWCYGYKYTCRCSGPTSSSCSCDNYSSNITITTAVSPVYECQLFNDTFICTGAQYRMYCNTSTHSFHDERFYHQCINYNGCDCRGNGNTCRCYGANTSSSCFCQNYDNTNIITDAVSPVYKCGLYNDMYICNGDQYRMYCSANATYFSYTRDDQFCWNSDSWCYGDKYTCRCYSPTSLCFCTTDNNEITVYPSPLTTGLNMTLLEEYRMEILNLVAVIVGLVFLTLALLTFAFCRWSPGVNNVARINICLSLLLAHLLFLLTQQSLNYIHPNQVLCALISWILHFFFLSSFLWMLIEAVLLFICVKNLSQISSKQREVLSSRLMIVIGYVIALVVVVMSVGLVPEGYGSEKCWIKREKGFIWSFLGPVCIIIALNTILFIIIIVCLNKNLIAEVSQRKQIKIMVFKTVAQFLVLACPWILGFFTNTSTVLEIFFLILNSQQGTFIFLIHCVLNNEIRQQYVELLSTIFPGIKPKIIQYQEHANS is encoded by the exons ATGGTTTCCATCATCGTTAAAG GTTTCTCACCGGAACTGTTGACATCcatctctgttttgtttt GTTTAATATTCATCACTGAATCCAAAGCAGCAGTTAGTCCGGTCTATGAGTGTCAGCTTTTTAATGACACATTCATCTGCACTGGTGCTCAGTACCACATGTACTGCAACACAAGTACACACTCTTTTCATTACTCGCGATATTACCACCAGTGCACTAATTATAATGACTGTGACTGTCGTGGTAATGGGAACACCTGTAGATGTTATGGTGCCAATACTTCCTCTTCCTGCTTTTGCCAGAATTATGATAATAACTCCATTATCAGTGCTGCAGTTAGTCCAGTCTATAAATGTGGACTTTACAATGACATGTACATCTGCAACGGCGATCAGTACCGCATGTACTGCAGTGCAAATGCATCTGATGTTTATTACACAAAAGATTATCAATACTGCTGGAATTCTGACAGCTGGTGCTATGGTGATAAATACACCTGTGAATGCTCCGGTCTCACTTCCTCTTCCTGCTCATGTGATAATTACAGCAGTAACATCACTATCACTACAGCAGTTAGTCCAGTCTATGAGTGTCAGCTTTTTAATGACACGTACATCTGCACTGGTGCTCAGTATCGCATGTACTGCAACACAAGTACACATTCTTTTCATGACGAACGATTTTACCACCAGTGCATTAATTATAATGACTGTGACTGTCGTGGTAATGGGAACACCTGTAGATGTTATGGTGCCAATACTTCCTCTTCCTGCTTTTGCCAGAATAATGATAATACCAACATTATTACTACTGCAATTAATTCAGTCTATAAATGTGGACTTTATAATGACATCTACATCTGCACCGGTGCTCAGTACCGCATGTACTGCAGTGCAAATGCATATGATTTTTATTACACAAAAGATTTTCAATACTGCTGGAATTCTGACAGCTGGTGCTATGGTGATAAGTACACCTGTGCATGCTTAGGTCCCACTTCCTCTTCCTTCTCCTGTGATAATAACAGCAGTAACATCACTATCACTACAGCAGTTAGTCCGGTCTATGAGTGTCAGCTTTTTAATGACACATACATCTGCACTGGTGCTAAGTATCGCATGTACTGCAACATCAGAACACACTCTTTTCATGATGCACGATTTTACCACCAGTGCACTAATTATAATGACTGTGACTGTCGTGGTAATGGGAACACCTGTAGATGTTATGGTGTCAGTACTTCCTCTTCCTGCTTTTGCCAGAATTATTACAATAACTCCATTATCAGTGCTGCAGTTAGTCCAGTCTATAAATGTGGACTTTACAATGACATCTACATCTGCACCGGTGCTCAGTACCGCATGTACTGCAGTGCAAATTCatcttttttttactacacaagAGATTATCAATACTGCTGGAATTCTGGCAGCTGGTGCTATGGTGATAAGTACACCTGTGAATGCTCCGGTCTCACTTCCTCTTCCTGCTCATGTGATAATTACAGCAGTAACATCACTATCACTACAGCAGTTAGTCCGGTCTATGAGTGTCAGCATTTTAATGACACGTTCATCTGCACTGGTGCTAAGTATCGCATGTACTGCAACATAAGAACACACTCTTTTCATGATGCACGATTTTACCACCAGTGCAGTAATCATGGCTGTGACTGTCGTGGTAATGGGAACACCTGTAGATGTTATGGTGTCAGTACTTCCTCTTCTTGCTTTTGCCAGAATTATGAAAATAACTCAGTTATGACTGCTGTTGTTAGTCCAGTCTATAAATGTGGACTTTACAATGACATCTACATCTGCACCGGTGCTCAGTACCGCATGTACTGCAGTGCAAATGCGTCAGCTTTTTACTACACAAGATATTATCAATACTGCTGGAATTCTGACAGCTGGTGCTATGGTGATAAGTACACCTGTGAATGCTCCGGTCTCACTTCCTCTTCCTGCTCATGTGATAATTACAGCAATAACATCACTATCACTACAGCAGTTAGTCCAGTCTATGAGTGTCAGCTTTTTAATAACACGTTCATCTGCACTGGTGCTAAGTATCGCATGTACTGCAACAGAAGTACACACTCTTTTCATTACTCGCGATATTACCACCGGTGCACTAATTATAATGACTGTGACTGTCGTGGTAATGGGAACACCTGTAGATGTTATGGTGTCAGTACTTCCTCTTCCTGCTTTTGCCAGAATTATGACAACAACTCCATTATCAGTGCTGCAGTTAGTCCAGTCTATAAATGTGGACTTTATAACAACATCTACATCTGCACCGGTGCTCAGTACCGCATGTACTGCAGTGCAAATTCATCTGATGTTTATTACACAAAAGATTATCAATACTGCTGGAATTCTGACTGTGAGTGCTATGGTGATAAGTACACCTGTGAATGCTCCGGTCCCACTTCCTCTTCCTGCTCATGTGATAATTACAGCAATAACATCACTATCACTACAGCAGTTAGTCCGGTCTATGAGTGTCAGCTTTTTAATGACACATACATCTGCACTGGTGCTAAGTATCGCATGTACTGCAACATAAGAACACACTCTTTTCATGACACACGATTTTACCACCAGTGCATTAATTATAATGACTGTGACTGTCGTGGTAATGGGAACACCTGTAGATGTTATGGTGCCAGGACTTCATCTTCCTGCTTTTGCCAGAATTATGACAATAACAACATTATGACTGCTGCAGTTAGTCCAGTCTATAAATGTGGACTTTACAATGACATCTACATCTGCACCGGTGCTCAGTACCGCATGTACTGCAGTgcaaatgcatcttttttttattacacaaaaGATTATCAATACTGCAGGAATTCTGACAGCTGGTGCTATGGTTATAAATACACCTGTAGATGCTCCGGTCCCACTTCCTCTTCCTGCTCATGTGATAATTACAGCAGTAACATCACTATCACTACAGCAGTTAGTCCGGTCTATGAGTGTCAGCTTTTTAATGACACGTTCATCTGCACTGGTGCTCAGTACCGCATGTACTGCAACACAAGTACACACTCTTTTCATGACGAACGATTTTACCACCAGTGCATTAATTATAATGGCTGTGACTGTCGTGGTAATGGGAACACCTGTAGATGTTATGGTGCCAATACTTCCTCTTCCTGCTTTTGCCAGAATTATGACAATACCAACATTATCACTGATGCAGTTAGTCCAGTCTATAAATGTGGACTTTACAATGACATGTACATCTGCAACGGCGATCAGTACCGCATGTACTGCAGTGCAAATGCAACATATTTTTCCTACACAAGAGATGATCAGTTCTGCTGGAACTCTGACAGCTGGTGCTATGGTGATAAATACACCTGTAGATGCTACAGTCCCACATCCCTGTGCTTCTGCACGACTGACAACAATGAAATCACAGTATATCCCAGTCCCCTTACAACAG GCTTAAATATGACTCTGCTGGAAGAATACAGG ATGGAAATACTGAATTTGGTGGCTGTGATCGTGGGGCTGGTGTTTCTCACTTTGGCCCTGTTGACTTTTGCTTTTTGTCGGTGGAGTCCTGGAGTGAACAATGTGGCTCGAATCAACATCTGCTTGAGTCTGCTGTTGGCTCATCTTCTGTTCTTACTCACACAACAGTCCCTGAACTACATACACCCTAACCAG GTGTTGTGTGCATTGATATCATGGATTCTGCACTTCTTCTTTCTCTCCTCCTTTTTGTGGATGCTCATTGAAGCTGTGCTGCTTTTCATCTGTGTGAAGAACCTATCACAGATCAGCTCCAAACAGAGGGAGGTGCTTAGCAGCAGATTAATGATTGTGATTGGATATGTGATTGCTCTGGTTGTGGTGGTCATGTCTGTTGGGCTGGTTCCTGAAGGCTATGGCAGTGAAAA ATGTTGgattaaaagagaaaaaggaTTTATCTGGAGTTTTCTGGGACCCGTTTGCATCATTATAGCA ttaAACACGAttctcttcatcatcatcattgtctgTCTGAACAAAAACCTGATTGCTGAAGTTTCACAGAGGAAACAAATCAA GATTATGGTATTTAAAACAGTGGCCCAATTTTTGGTACTTGCTTGCCCCTGGATTCTGGGTTTCTTCACTAATACCAGTACAGTGCTGGAGATTTTCTTCCTGATCTTGAACTCTCAGCAAGGAACCTTCATCTTCCTGATCCACTGTGTCCTCAATAATGAG ATCAGGCAGCAGTATGTGGAGTTGTTGAGCACTATTTTCCCTGGAATTAAACCCAAAATCATCCAATACCAGGAACATGCGAACTCGTAA